In Cyclopterus lumpus isolate fCycLum1 chromosome 9, fCycLum1.pri, whole genome shotgun sequence, a single genomic region encodes these proteins:
- the zgc:112294 gene encoding transmembrane protein 17A: MPVFYSPVPESLQMGLAYVGGSVFTNNRTADSDSTREQEDASVVNELVSHLPLQMLLYFNMFYFPCWWFSAVFMLEVKFYYLPGYYQALLITGMILLTLVEVVRLHLGYIGNLKEKVPELAAFWLLSFMFQLPVLLFFLTDEGIIILPLERAVHALYLLFLLAQILASFLALRTMTRKLTLLFHLRQFGKVESFQHAGMSPVSGLPYRRSVLPVTLTRDVHR, from the exons ATGCCTGTGTTTTACTCACCTGTCCCCGAGAGCCTGCAGATGGGTCTGGCCTACGTGGGAGGCTCTGTGTTCACCAACAACCGGACAGCAGACAGCGACTCCACCAGGGAGCAGGAGGACGCCTCCG TGGTGAACGAGCTGGTTTCTCACCTTCCCCTCCAGATGCTTCTGTActtcaacatgttttatttccccTGTTGGTGGTTTTCTGCTGTCTTCATGTTGGAAGTAAAG TTCTATTATCTTCCCGGGTACTACCAGGCTCTGCTCATAACGGGGATGATCCTCCTCACGCTCGTGGAAGTGGTCCGACTCCATCTGGGCTACATTGGCAACCTTAAAGAAAAG GTGCCAGAGCTGGCGGCCTTCTGGCTCCTGTCTTTCATGTTCcagctgccagtgctgctgTTCTTCCTGACCGACGAGGGAATCATCATCCTGCCCCTGGAGAGAGCCGTCCACGccctctacctcctcttcctgctcgcCCAGATCCTGGCCTCGTTCCTGGCGCTCAGGACCATGACCCGGAAGCTCACCTTGCTCTTCCATCTGCGCCAGTTCGGCAAGGTGGAGAGCTTCCAGCACGCGGGGATGAGCCCCGTCTCCGGGCTGCCCTACCGCCGCAGTGTGCTGCCCGTGACACTCACCCGTGACGTGCACCGTTAG
- the selenoe gene encoding selenoprotein e, whose protein sequence is MWAFLVLTLALGVSASDTDNDTAVEEKLDIARGKLLAPSVVGUGIKKMPELHHFLLERWALYHNLEYDSSEEKNPRLIFYNEKDEVVKTVPVKEMKAEEISSLLDSLGFYKRSQKGEEVPEEFQHFPLRPPRDEL, encoded by the exons ATGTGGGCCTTCTTGGTGCTCACTCTGGCCCTCGGCGTCAGCGCATCAGACACCGACAACGACACGGCGGTGGAGGAGAAGCTCGACATCGCCAGAGGTAAACTTCTG GCTCCCAGTGTGGTCGGATGAGGCATAAAGAAAATGCCCGAGCTCCATCACTTTCTTCTGGAGCGCTGGGCATTATA cCACAACTTGGAGTACGATTCATCGGAGGAGAAGAACCCCCGTCTCATATTCTATAACGAAAAGGACGAGGTCGTAAAG ACTGTTCCCGTGAAGGAAATGAAGGCAGAGGAGATCAGCAGCTTGTTGGACTCACTGGGTTTCTACAAGAGGTCCCAAAAAGGGGAAGAGGTGCCAGAGGAGTTCCAGCATTTCCCCCTGCGCCCCCCCAGGGACGAGCTGTGA